From Xiphophorus hellerii strain 12219 chromosome 9, Xiphophorus_hellerii-4.1, whole genome shotgun sequence, a single genomic window includes:
- the LOC116726237 gene encoding cornifelin homolog translates to MGDRLASVLHMLEGLCNIRVWYGQGILHLHNQYSVNSPPSDSKTLDNDIWTTVCRFFSEDLKSRFYHLMADQPLTDWDSGLCDCGEDAQACCYGFWCGPCLACTVSGRFGENRCLPLCDMCVDKMISPAALSLRVAMRHKYGIKGSLCEDIAVSCCCPTCVWCQMYRELKYRKKSPVVINMQVQPYVNMQPHPMMAVPAQPVFDR, encoded by the exons ATGGGGGACAGATTAGCATCTGTCCTCCATATGCTTGAGGGACTGTGCAACATTAGAGTTTGGTATGGTCAGGGAATACTACACCTACACAACCAGTATTCTGTCAACTCGCCACCAAGTGATAGCAAGACTTTGGATAACGACATTTGGACCACAGTCTGTCGGTTTTTCAG TGAGGATTTAAAATCTAGGTTCTATCATCTGATGGCAGACCAACCCCTGACTGACTGGGATAGTGGTCTCTGTGACTGCGGCGAGGATGCACAAGCTT GTTGCTATGGTTTCTGGTGCGGGCCATGCCTTGCCTGCACTGTTTCAGGCAGATTTGGAGAGAACCGTTGTCTCCCCTTATGTGATATGTGTGTTGATAAAATGATCTCTCCAGCAGCCCTGTCTCTGAGAGTCGCCATGAGACACAAATATGGTATCAAG GGTTCCCTTTGCGAGGACATTGCTGTGTCCTGCTGCTGCCCAACGTGTGTCTGGTGTCAGATGTATCGCGAGTTAAAATATCGCAAAAAGTCCCCCGTCGTCATCAACATGCAGGTGCAACCTTATGTCAACATGCAGCCTCATCCAATGATGGCAGTTCCTGCTCAGCCTGTTTTCGACAGATAA